From Nocardioides sp. HDW12B, the proteins below share one genomic window:
- a CDS encoding prolyl oligopeptidase family serine peptidase has product MSSDATDPTDRTTATHGAWPSPFSARDTVTAGTVRTTPVVGGRSVWWLEARPTDAGRLTLVRGEAGEAVDVSAAGCNVRTAFHEYGGGAVAVGGPDGGLALYVDFSDQRVHRVDVVSGEQGVEVGQPRPVTPDTGGQVRWSCFRVDAARGVAFCLREDQRDPSVEPVTSLVRIDLDGPNEDLGVVLVAGKRRPVDRGPEAGAEEGPDFVLDPTLSPDGRRIAWLQWDHPNMAWIGTWLWVASVDEAGDLHDARVVAGGVSESVEQPRWLSDDRVVFLSDRSGWSNFSAVQLAPLDAAGTAPAASSEPVVLAPEERDFGQPRWTPDQSSYDLLPDGRIVTTRFTDGFCSVCLLDPATGEVTEVPTDVTGVFDLRAVGEHHATCRATFTDRPSDVVTIDLRDGTTRSVSGQPEAPDPAWVSTPEAVSWTSLTELGGDGATAHGFLYPPTNPDAAAPDGELPPLIVTLHGGPTAAAPAAYTRARTFWTSRGFAVLDVNYAGSTGYGRAYRERLDGQWGVAEVADVASGARHLADQGRVDPAKVAITGGSAGGYTTLAALTFTDAFAAGASHFGISDLAALARDTHKLESRYLDGLVAPWPSGEDVYTARSPIHHVDRLATPLILLQGTEDKVVPPDQAELMFEAVRVKGLPVALVMFDGEGHGFRDPANQARALESELSFYGQVFGFTPAGDVPVVEVENLP; this is encoded by the coding sequence ATGAGCAGCGACGCGACCGACCCGACCGACCGGACCACCGCGACGCACGGCGCCTGGCCCTCACCGTTCTCAGCCCGCGACACGGTGACGGCGGGCACCGTGCGGACGACACCGGTCGTCGGCGGCCGCTCGGTGTGGTGGCTCGAGGCGCGCCCCACCGACGCCGGTCGGCTCACGCTGGTGCGCGGCGAGGCGGGGGAGGCCGTGGACGTGTCCGCGGCGGGCTGCAACGTGCGCACCGCCTTCCACGAGTACGGCGGCGGAGCCGTCGCCGTGGGCGGGCCCGACGGCGGCCTCGCGCTGTACGTCGACTTCTCCGACCAGCGGGTCCACCGCGTCGACGTGGTCTCCGGGGAGCAGGGCGTCGAGGTCGGGCAGCCGCGGCCCGTCACGCCCGACACCGGTGGACAGGTGCGGTGGTCGTGCTTCCGGGTCGACGCCGCGCGCGGTGTCGCCTTCTGCCTGCGCGAGGACCAGCGCGACCCGTCCGTCGAGCCCGTGACGTCGTTGGTTCGGATCGACCTCGACGGCCCCAACGAGGACCTCGGGGTCGTGCTGGTGGCAGGCAAGCGGCGGCCGGTCGACCGGGGCCCGGAGGCGGGCGCCGAGGAGGGTCCGGACTTCGTCCTCGACCCGACGCTGTCGCCCGACGGCCGGCGGATCGCCTGGCTGCAGTGGGACCACCCGAACATGGCGTGGATCGGCACGTGGCTGTGGGTCGCCTCGGTCGACGAAGCCGGGGACCTGCACGACGCCCGGGTGGTGGCCGGCGGGGTGAGCGAGTCCGTCGAGCAGCCGCGCTGGCTCTCCGACGACCGGGTGGTGTTCCTGTCCGACCGCTCTGGCTGGAGCAACTTCTCCGCCGTGCAGCTCGCGCCTCTCGACGCCGCGGGCACGGCGCCGGCCGCGTCGAGCGAGCCGGTGGTCCTCGCCCCCGAGGAGCGCGACTTCGGCCAGCCCCGGTGGACGCCCGACCAGTCGTCGTACGACCTGCTGCCGGACGGCCGGATCGTGACGACCCGCTTCACGGACGGCTTCTGCTCGGTGTGCCTGCTCGACCCCGCGACCGGCGAGGTCACCGAGGTCCCCACCGACGTCACCGGCGTGTTCGACCTGCGCGCCGTCGGCGAGCACCACGCCACCTGTCGGGCGACGTTCACCGACCGGCCGTCCGACGTGGTCACGATCGACCTGCGCGACGGCACCACCCGGTCGGTGTCGGGGCAGCCCGAGGCGCCGGACCCGGCCTGGGTCAGCACGCCCGAGGCCGTCAGCTGGACCAGCCTCACCGAGCTGGGCGGGGACGGGGCGACCGCCCACGGCTTCCTCTACCCGCCGACCAACCCCGACGCGGCCGCCCCCGACGGGGAGCTCCCCCCGCTGATCGTCACGCTGCACGGCGGCCCGACGGCCGCGGCGCCAGCGGCGTACACCCGGGCCCGGACGTTCTGGACCTCCCGCGGCTTCGCGGTGCTCGACGTGAACTACGCGGGCTCGACCGGCTACGGCCGGGCCTACCGCGAGCGGCTCGACGGCCAGTGGGGCGTGGCCGAGGTGGCCGACGTCGCGAGCGGGGCCCGGCACCTCGCCGACCAGGGGCGCGTCGACCCGGCGAAGGTGGCGATCACCGGAGGCAGCGCGGGCGGCTACACCACGCTCGCGGCCCTGACCTTCACCGACGCGTTCGCCGCCGGGGCCAGCCATTTCGGCATCAGCGACCTCGCCGCGCTGGCCCGCGACACCCACAAGCTCGAGTCGCGCTACCTCGACGGGCTCGTGGCGCCGTGGCCGTCGGGGGAGGACGTCTACACGGCTCGCTCGCCGATCCACCACGTCGACCGGCTCGCGACGCCGCTGATCCTGCTGCAGGGCACCGAGGACAAGGTGGTGCCGCCCGACCAGGCCGAGCTGATGTTCGAGGCGGTGAGGGTCAAGGGGCTGCCCGTGGCGCTGGTGATGTTCGACGGTGAGGGCCACGGCTTCCGCGACCCCGCCAACCAGGCGCGGGCGCTCGAGAGCGAGCTGTCGTTCTACGGCCAGGTCTTCGGGTTCACCCCGGCAGGGGACGTCCCGGTCGTCGAGGTCGAGAACCTGCCCTGA
- a CDS encoding amidohydrolase produces the protein MIAFVNGSLFDGHHHRGRLTGAVLVDDGRIVAVDAPRADVPSGAEVVDLDGGLLGPGFVDAHVHAVQGGLERIRCDLSEDRTREDYLRRISAYAASHPDLPWILGGGWSMAAFENGAALAADLDAVVPDRPVYLLNRDHHGAWVNSLAMRTAGITDTSPDPAHGHFERDAQGRPSGTLHEGAMDLVQAIVPATTDEEYYRGLLEGQSYLHSLGVTGWQDAIVGAYGGIDDPGPTYAAAARNGDLTAFVVGALWWDRDVDESQIASLEERRRDFSHGRFRATSVKIMQDGILENGTAAVSAPYLDRCGHATTNTGHSFVDPAALRRYLPLLEEAGFQVHVHAIGDRGVAEALDAFATVSQQGPSPLRHHLAHLQLVAPDDVRRFAELGVTANMQALWACYDEQMTELTLPFLDPAAVPRQYPFAELHRAGAPLAMGSDWPVSTPDPLQAIHVAVNRWAYGEPGRAGSEPLLPEQALDLETAFAAYTSGSAWVNHREDEVGAVRPGLAADLVVLDRDPFTADVAEIGAARVVATYVEGRPVLGPRPRCAPAR, from the coding sequence GTGATCGCCTTCGTCAACGGGTCCCTCTTCGACGGCCACCACCACCGCGGCCGACTGACCGGCGCCGTCCTCGTCGACGACGGCCGCATCGTCGCCGTCGACGCCCCCCGCGCCGACGTCCCGTCCGGGGCCGAGGTCGTCGACCTCGACGGCGGCCTGCTCGGCCCCGGCTTCGTCGACGCGCACGTCCACGCGGTGCAGGGCGGCCTCGAGCGCATCCGCTGCGACCTGTCGGAGGACCGCACGCGCGAGGACTACCTGCGCCGCATCTCCGCGTACGCCGCCTCCCACCCCGACCTGCCGTGGATCCTCGGGGGCGGCTGGTCGATGGCAGCGTTCGAGAACGGCGCCGCCCTCGCCGCCGACCTCGACGCCGTGGTGCCCGACCGCCCCGTCTACCTGCTCAACCGCGACCACCACGGCGCCTGGGTCAACAGCCTCGCGATGCGCACGGCCGGCATCACCGACACCTCCCCCGACCCGGCCCACGGCCACTTCGAGCGCGACGCCCAGGGCCGCCCCTCGGGCACGCTCCACGAGGGCGCGATGGACCTCGTCCAGGCGATCGTGCCGGCGACGACCGACGAGGAGTACTACCGCGGCCTGCTCGAGGGTCAGTCCTACCTGCACTCCCTTGGCGTCACCGGCTGGCAGGACGCGATCGTCGGCGCCTACGGCGGCATCGACGACCCCGGCCCGACGTACGCCGCCGCCGCGCGCAACGGCGACCTGACCGCCTTCGTCGTCGGCGCGCTCTGGTGGGACCGGGACGTCGACGAGTCCCAGATCGCCAGCCTGGAGGAGCGCCGCCGCGACTTCTCGCACGGCCGGTTCCGGGCGACCAGCGTCAAGATCATGCAGGACGGCATCCTGGAGAACGGCACGGCCGCGGTCAGCGCGCCGTACCTCGACCGGTGCGGGCACGCGACCACCAACACCGGGCACTCCTTCGTCGACCCGGCCGCGCTGCGGCGCTACCTCCCCCTGCTGGAGGAGGCCGGGTTCCAGGTCCACGTCCACGCCATCGGCGACCGTGGGGTGGCCGAGGCGCTCGACGCCTTCGCCACCGTGTCCCAGCAGGGCCCGAGCCCGTTGCGCCACCACCTCGCGCACCTGCAGCTCGTCGCGCCCGACGACGTCCGCCGCTTCGCCGAGCTCGGCGTGACCGCGAACATGCAGGCGCTGTGGGCCTGCTACGACGAGCAGATGACCGAGCTGACGCTGCCGTTCCTCGACCCCGCCGCCGTGCCGCGGCAGTACCCGTTCGCCGAGCTCCACCGCGCCGGCGCCCCGCTGGCGATGGGCAGCGACTGGCCCGTCAGCACGCCCGACCCGCTGCAGGCGATCCACGTCGCGGTCAACCGCTGGGCGTACGGCGAGCCGGGCCGGGCCGGCAGCGAGCCGCTCCTGCCCGAGCAGGCGCTCGACCTGGAGACCGCGTTCGCCGCCTACACGAGCGGCTCGGCGTGGGTGAACCACCGCGAGGACGAGGTCGGCGCGGTCCGCCCGGGCCTGGCCGCCGACCTCGTCGTGCTCGACCGCGACCCGTTCACCGCCGACGTCGCCGAGATCGGCGCCGCCCGCGTGGTCGCGACCTACGTGGAGGGCCGCCCCGTCCTGGGGCCTCGGCCTAGGTGCGCGCCGGCTCGCTGA
- a CDS encoding amino acid permease — MAGAAGATSTTSGGSGGGPGGGAQLQKGLKQRHLTMIAIGGVIGAGLFVGSSTVILDTGPGAFLSYLVTGVLIILVMRMLGEMATANPSTGSFADYARRALGGWAGFSVAWLYWYFWVIVVGFEAVAGAEILTYWIDAPLWLLSLGLMVLMTATNLVSVSSYGEFEYWFAGIKVAAIIAFLVLGGAFVLGLWPGQGMDFSNLTEQGGFLPSGAGAIFSSIVVVVFSMVGAEIATVAAAESKDPEKAIARATQSVIVRVLTFYVGAVFLLVCIVPWDDNEDGGSPFVAAFGEMGIPYADHIMNAVVLTAVLSCLNSGLYTASRMIFVLAGRREAPMRLITTNSRGVPVLAILASTVIGFLSVIAAYVSPDTVFTFLLNSSGAVILFVYLLIAVSQFVLRRRTRDEDLTVKMWLFPWLTIAAGLGIVAVLVQMMIGDDTRSQILLSLLSWGVVLGLFLLTRWRGGSVSADELERLNRGDDHDSHGAAKDGEPARRVLVLANRTLTGDELHRSLHELPGSDQASYHVVVPTNPVDTGQAEREGAAYVWEATATAASDRLEQTKRVLREQGLTVDGELGDYRPLVALDAAVRSFQPDHIVISTHPEDVSTWLRHDVVSSARERYDVPVHHVVVSEPART; from the coding sequence ATGGCGGGTGCAGCGGGAGCGACGAGTACGACGAGCGGCGGCTCGGGCGGCGGACCAGGAGGCGGGGCCCAGCTGCAGAAGGGCCTCAAGCAGCGCCACCTGACGATGATCGCGATCGGCGGGGTCATCGGCGCCGGCCTCTTCGTCGGGTCCAGCACGGTCATCCTCGACACCGGCCCGGGAGCGTTCCTCAGCTACCTCGTCACCGGGGTGCTCATCATCCTGGTGATGCGGATGCTGGGCGAGATGGCCACGGCCAACCCCTCGACGGGGTCCTTCGCCGACTACGCGCGCCGCGCGCTCGGTGGCTGGGCGGGCTTCAGCGTCGCCTGGCTCTACTGGTACTTCTGGGTGATCGTCGTCGGCTTCGAGGCCGTCGCCGGCGCGGAGATCCTGACGTACTGGATCGACGCCCCGCTCTGGCTGCTGTCGTTGGGCCTCATGGTCCTCATGACGGCCACCAACCTGGTCTCGGTGTCGTCGTACGGCGAGTTCGAGTACTGGTTCGCCGGCATCAAGGTCGCCGCCATCATCGCCTTCCTCGTGCTCGGCGGCGCCTTCGTGCTGGGCCTGTGGCCCGGCCAGGGGATGGACTTCAGCAACCTCACCGAGCAGGGCGGCTTCCTGCCCTCGGGTGCCGGCGCGATCTTCTCCAGCATCGTGGTGGTCGTCTTCTCGATGGTGGGCGCCGAGATCGCGACCGTGGCCGCCGCCGAGTCCAAGGACCCGGAGAAGGCGATCGCCCGCGCTACCCAGTCGGTCATCGTGCGCGTGCTGACGTTCTACGTCGGCGCGGTCTTCCTGCTGGTCTGCATCGTGCCGTGGGACGACAACGAGGACGGCGGATCGCCGTTCGTGGCCGCCTTCGGCGAGATGGGCATCCCGTACGCCGACCACATCATGAACGCGGTCGTGCTGACCGCGGTGCTGAGCTGCCTCAACTCCGGGCTCTACACCGCCTCACGCATGATCTTCGTGCTCGCCGGGCGCCGCGAGGCCCCGATGCGGCTGATCACGACCAACTCCCGCGGCGTGCCGGTGCTGGCGATCCTGGCCTCCACCGTCATCGGGTTCCTGTCGGTCATCGCCGCCTACGTCTCACCCGACACCGTCTTCACGTTCCTGCTGAACTCCTCGGGCGCGGTGATCCTCTTCGTCTACCTGCTCATCGCGGTCTCGCAGTTCGTGCTGCGTCGCCGCACCCGCGACGAGGACCTGACGGTCAAGATGTGGCTGTTCCCGTGGTTGACCATCGCCGCCGGGCTCGGCATCGTCGCCGTGCTGGTGCAGATGATGATCGGCGACGACACCCGCTCGCAGATCCTGCTCAGCCTGCTGTCGTGGGGCGTCGTGCTCGGGCTGTTCCTGCTGACCCGCTGGCGCGGCGGGTCGGTCAGCGCCGACGAGCTCGAGCGCCTGAACCGGGGTGACGACCACGACAGCCACGGGGCGGCCAAGGACGGCGAGCCCGCGCGCCGGGTGCTCGTGCTGGCCAACCGCACGCTGACCGGCGACGAGCTGCACCGCAGCCTGCACGAGCTGCCCGGCAGCGACCAGGCCAGCTACCACGTCGTCGTGCCGACCAACCCGGTCGACACCGGGCAGGCCGAGCGGGAGGGCGCGGCCTACGTCTGGGAGGCCACCGCGACCGCGGCGAGCGACCGGCTCGAGCAGACCAAGCGGGTGCTGCGCGAGCAGGGCCTCACCGTCGACGGCGAGCTCGGGGACTACCGGCCGCTGGTCGCGCTCGACGCCGCGGTGCGGTCGTTCCAGCCGGACCACATCGTGATCTCGACCCACCCCGAGGACGTCTCGACCTGGCTGCGCCACGACGTCGTCAGCAGTGCCCGGGAGCGGTACGACGTACCCGTGCACCACGTGGTGGTCAGCGAGCCGGCGCGCACCTAG
- a CDS encoding aminotransferase class V-fold PLP-dependent enzyme, which produces MPDDLLPDLDRLRADTPGTETVVHLNNAGSALPTRQVLDTVVGHLRREAEIGGYEAQWEVADEIEAVYAAVAALLGAETRQVALTDSATRSWDLAVYGYPFEPGDRVLVSRQEYASNAISLLHLRDRLGVEVVLVEDDDHGQVSLDALERELRRGAAMVSLVHVPTSNGVVNPAEAVGAQCREHDVFYVLDACQSVGQLPVDVTRIGCDVLAATGRKYLRAPRGTGLLHLSDRAMERLSPPFLDLHAATWVADDAYELREDARRFETWERSTAGVLGLGVASRYLTDLGPERTWDRVRALAAALRERLAEVPGVVVRDRGEVLGGIVTFTVQGRAATEVGGTLRGQGINTSVTSATSARLDLGARGLAEVVRASVHYYNTETELDTLVAAVRRLA; this is translated from the coding sequence ATGCCTGACGACCTGCTCCCCGACCTCGACCGGCTCCGTGCCGACACCCCCGGCACCGAGACGGTGGTGCACCTCAACAACGCCGGGAGCGCGCTGCCCACCCGCCAGGTGCTCGACACCGTGGTGGGCCACCTGCGGCGCGAGGCGGAGATCGGCGGCTACGAGGCGCAGTGGGAGGTCGCCGACGAGATCGAGGCCGTGTACGCCGCGGTGGCGGCCCTGCTGGGGGCCGAGACCCGTCAGGTCGCGCTGACCGACAGCGCCACCCGCTCGTGGGACCTCGCCGTCTACGGCTACCCGTTCGAGCCGGGGGACCGGGTGCTGGTCTCGCGCCAGGAGTACGCCAGCAACGCCATCTCCCTGCTGCACCTGCGCGACCGGCTCGGCGTCGAGGTCGTCCTGGTCGAGGACGACGACCACGGCCAGGTCTCCCTCGACGCGCTCGAGCGCGAGCTGCGCCGGGGCGCGGCGATGGTCTCGCTGGTGCACGTCCCGACCAGCAACGGGGTGGTGAACCCGGCGGAGGCGGTCGGGGCGCAGTGCCGCGAGCACGACGTGTTCTACGTCCTCGACGCCTGCCAGTCGGTCGGCCAGCTCCCGGTCGACGTGACGAGGATCGGCTGCGACGTGCTCGCCGCGACCGGGCGGAAGTACCTCCGCGCCCCGCGCGGCACCGGGCTGCTCCACCTCAGCGACCGGGCGATGGAGCGGCTGAGCCCGCCGTTCCTCGACCTCCACGCCGCCACCTGGGTCGCCGACGACGCCTACGAGCTGCGCGAGGACGCCCGCCGCTTCGAGACCTGGGAGCGCAGCACCGCCGGCGTGCTCGGCCTCGGCGTGGCGTCCCGCTACCTCACCGACCTCGGCCCGGAGCGGACGTGGGACCGGGTGCGCGCCCTCGCCGCTGCTCTTCGCGAGCGGCTCGCAGAGGTGCCCGGCGTCGTCGTACGCGACCGGGGGGAGGTGCTCGGCGGCATCGTCACCTTCACCGTCCAGGGCCGCGCCGCCACCGAGGTGGGCGGCACGTTGCGCGGCCAGGGCATCAACACCTCCGTCACCAGCGCCACGTCGGCCCGGCTCGACCTGGGTGCCCGAGGCCTCGCCGAGGTGGTCCGCGCCTCCGTGCACTACTACAACACCGAGACCGAGCTCGACACCCTCGTGGCCGCCGTACGTCGCCTCGCCTGA
- a CDS encoding MFS transporter, with product MSVAPPTAAPVAYGAPAGRWILLATVLGSSMAMLDGTIVNVALPAIGEDLDAGIGGLQWTVNGYTLTLAAFILLGGAAGDRFGRRRVFLVGVVGFALASLLCGLAPNVETLVAARALQGVAGALLTPGSLAILQASFSGPDRGRAIGAWSGLGGIAAAVGPFLGGWLVDVASWRWVFLLNVPVALAVVAVAVRHVPESRDPDSVPGTDVRGAALGVLFLSGLTFALVSWGERGLTAAPTWGALVLAVTAGAAFVRVERRAAHPMLPPDIFVSPLFRVTNVVTFVVYAALGGIFFLLVLTLQTAVGFGPVLAGASLLPITVIMLALSARAGELAERIGPRLPMTVGPALSAAGTLLLLRVDQDASYVADVLPGVTLFGLGLAATVAPLTTTVLAAAPDRHAGLASGVNNAVARTAGLLAVAALPVVVGLNAAYGDPAAEIAAFHRAALVCAGLLALGSVVAATRVRRSAASAGPDEPLPEPSPCRRHCAVEAPPWQPADEPVPTP from the coding sequence GTGTCCGTCGCCCCGCCCACCGCCGCCCCCGTGGCGTACGGCGCACCGGCGGGCCGCTGGATCCTGCTGGCCACCGTGCTCGGCTCGAGCATGGCGATGCTCGACGGCACCATCGTCAACGTCGCACTGCCGGCGATCGGCGAGGACCTCGACGCCGGGATCGGCGGCCTGCAGTGGACCGTCAACGGCTACACGCTGACGCTCGCCGCCTTCATCCTCCTCGGCGGCGCGGCCGGCGACCGGTTCGGCCGCCGCCGGGTCTTCCTGGTCGGGGTGGTCGGCTTCGCGCTGGCCTCGCTGCTCTGCGGGCTCGCCCCGAACGTCGAGACGCTCGTCGCCGCGCGGGCGCTGCAGGGCGTGGCGGGTGCGCTGCTGACCCCCGGCAGCCTGGCGATCCTCCAGGCGTCGTTCTCGGGCCCCGACCGTGGCCGCGCGATCGGGGCGTGGTCGGGCCTCGGCGGCATCGCGGCCGCCGTCGGTCCGTTCCTCGGCGGCTGGCTCGTCGACGTCGCCTCGTGGCGCTGGGTGTTCCTGCTCAACGTGCCGGTCGCGCTCGCGGTGGTGGCGGTCGCCGTACGCCACGTGCCGGAGAGCCGCGACCCCGACAGCGTCCCGGGCACCGACGTCCGTGGTGCTGCGCTCGGCGTGCTGTTCCTCAGCGGGCTGACCTTCGCCCTCGTCTCCTGGGGCGAGCGGGGGCTGACCGCTGCCCCGACGTGGGGTGCGCTGGTCCTCGCGGTGACCGCCGGGGCCGCGTTCGTGCGCGTCGAGCGCCGCGCCGCCCACCCGATGCTGCCGCCGGACATCTTCGTCTCCCCGCTCTTCCGGGTCACCAACGTCGTGACGTTCGTGGTCTACGCCGCCCTCGGCGGCATCTTCTTCCTGCTGGTGCTGACGTTGCAGACCGCTGTCGGCTTCGGGCCCGTGCTGGCCGGGGCCTCCCTGCTGCCGATCACCGTGATCATGCTGGCGCTCTCCGCGCGGGCCGGCGAGCTGGCCGAGCGCATCGGCCCCCGGCTGCCGATGACGGTCGGTCCCGCCCTGTCCGCCGCGGGCACGCTGCTCCTGCTCCGGGTCGACCAGGACGCGTCGTACGTCGCGGACGTCCTGCCAGGCGTCACGCTCTTCGGGCTCGGGCTGGCCGCCACCGTCGCGCCGCTGACGACGACCGTCCTCGCCGCGGCGCCGGACCGGCACGCCGGCCTGGCCAGCGGCGTCAACAACGCCGTCGCCCGCACGGCCGGGCTGCTGGCGGTCGCGGCGCTCCCGGTCGTGGTCGGGCTCAACGCCGCGTACGGCGACCCGGCCGCCGAGATCGCCGCCTTCCACCGGGCCGCCCTGGTCTGCGCCGGCCTCCTGGCCCTCGGCAGCGTGGTCGCCGCGACCCGGGTACGCCGGTCCGCGGCCTCCGCCGGCCCCGACGAGCCGCTCCCCGAGCCCTCCCCGTGCCGTCGTCACTGCGCCGTCGAGGCCCCGCCCTGGCAGCCCGCCGACGAGCCCGTCCCCACCCCCTGA
- the speB gene encoding agmatinase, whose amino-acid sequence MTRYGQQFGPDFTFLGVDRCDLDEPATYADADVVILGAPFDGGTSHRPGARFGPQAIREQDYLPHDGSRPSLALRTDGLKDLRVVDAGDVEMYSGDIERSLPALEAAVEKVARAGAIPVVLGGDHSIAYPDAKGVANVLGHGRVSMIHFDAHADTGDIEFGSLWGHGQPMRRLIESGALRGDRFLQMGLRGYWPEPDTLDWMAGKTMRSYEMTEIVHRGFAECLTEAFAIATDECEGVFLSVDVDVCDPGHAPGTGTPEPGGLTARELLDAVRRICLELPVVGVDVVEVSPPYDHAGITAALANRVVLESLSAIARRRQDARDGTTWNPLQPLLEGRGTPGEGER is encoded by the coding sequence ATGACCCGCTACGGCCAACAGTTCGGCCCCGACTTCACCTTCCTGGGCGTCGACCGGTGCGACCTCGACGAGCCCGCGACGTACGCCGACGCGGACGTCGTCATCCTCGGCGCCCCTTTCGACGGCGGCACCTCGCACCGGCCCGGGGCGCGCTTCGGGCCGCAGGCGATCCGGGAGCAGGACTACCTGCCCCACGACGGCTCGCGGCCCAGCCTGGCGCTGCGCACCGACGGCCTCAAGGACCTGCGCGTCGTCGACGCCGGCGACGTGGAGATGTACTCCGGCGACATCGAGCGCTCGCTGCCCGCCCTGGAGGCGGCCGTCGAGAAGGTCGCCCGCGCCGGCGCCATCCCGGTGGTGCTCGGCGGCGACCACTCCATCGCCTACCCGGACGCTAAGGGCGTGGCCAACGTGCTCGGCCACGGCCGGGTCTCGATGATCCACTTCGACGCGCACGCCGACACCGGCGACATCGAGTTCGGGTCGCTGTGGGGCCACGGCCAGCCGATGCGCCGGCTCATCGAGTCGGGCGCGCTGCGCGGCGACCGGTTCCTGCAGATGGGCCTGCGCGGCTACTGGCCCGAGCCGGACACGCTCGACTGGATGGCCGGCAAGACGATGCGGTCCTACGAGATGACCGAGATCGTCCACCGCGGCTTCGCGGAGTGCCTGACCGAGGCGTTCGCGATCGCCACGGACGAGTGCGAGGGCGTCTTCCTCTCCGTCGACGTCGATGTCTGCGACCCCGGGCACGCCCCCGGCACGGGCACCCCCGAGCCGGGTGGGCTCACCGCGCGCGAGCTGCTCGACGCCGTACGCCGCATCTGCCTGGAGCTGCCCGTGGTCGGCGTCGACGTCGTCGAGGTCAGCCCGCCCTACGACCACGCCGGCATCACCGCCGCCCTGGCCAACCGGGTGGTGCTGGAGTCGCTGAGCGCGATCGCGCGCCGCCGCCAGGACGCCCGGGACGGCACGACGTGGAACCCGCTCCAGCCGCTGCTCGAGGGGCGTGGCACGCCCGGGGAGGGCGAGCGCTGA